Genomic window (Streptomyces sp. LX-29):
GTCTCGCCCGCTGCCGTCCGTCGCCTGGCGGCTCTTGGTGCCTGCCCTGGTCCCGCTGACTTCCGTCGTCTGGCGGCCGGGCCCCTGTCGGGTGGGTGGCTCTGGCGTTCAGCCGGCTACGGAGACCTGAGGCTCGCCCGAGGGGATGCCGTCCTGCTCCATCTGCTCGGCGAGCTTCATGGCCTCTTCGATGAGGGTCTCGACGATCTTCGACTCGGGCACCGTCTTGATCACCTCGCCCTTCACGAAGATCTGCCCCTTACCGTTGCCCGAGGCCACCCCGAGGTCGGCCTCCCGAGCCTCGCCGGGACCGTTCACCACACAGCCCATCACCGCGACCCGCAGCGGCACCTCCATGCCCTCCAGACCCGCCGTCACCTGATCGGCCAGCTTGTAGACATCCACCTGGGCCCGGCCACAGGACGGGCAGGAGACGATCTCCAGACGGCGCTGGCGCAGGTTGAGCGACTCCAGGATCTGGATGCCGACCTTGACCTCCTCCGCCGGCGGGGCGGAGAGGGAGACGCGGATGGTGTCGCCGATGCCCTCCGAGAGCAGGGCACCGAAGGCCACCGCGGACTTGATGGTGCCCTGGAAGGCGGGGCCCGCCTCGGTGACGCCCAGGTGGAGCGGGTAGTCGCACTGGGCGGCGAGCTGCCGGTAGGCGTTGACCATGACCACCGGGTCGTTGTGCTTGACGGAGATCTTGATGTCCCTGAAGCCGTGCTCCTCGAACAGCGAGCACTCCCACAGCGCCGACTCCACCAGCGCCTCCGGGGTGGCCTTGCCGTACTTGGCCAGCAGCCGCTTGTCGAGAGAGCCGGCGTTGACACCGATACGGATCGGGACACCGGCGTCGGACGCCGCCTTCGCGATCTCCTTCACCTTGTCGTCGAACTGCCGGATATTGCCCGGATTGACCCGCACCGCCGCACAACCGGCGTCGATCGCCGCGAACACGTACTTCGGCTGGAAGTGGATATCCGCGATCACCGGGATCTGCGACTTCCTCGCGATCACCGACAACGCCTCCGCGTCATCCTGCGACGGACACGCCACCCGCACGATCTGACAACCCGAGGCCGTCAACTCCGCGATCTGCTGCAACGTCGCACCGATGTCCGCCGTCACCGTCGTCGTCATGGACTGCACCGACACCGGCGCGTCCCCACCCACCGCCACCGACCCGACCTGGATCTTGCGGCTCACACGGCGGTCGGCGAGCTTGGTCGGTACGGAAGGCATTCCGAGCGAAATCGCGGTCATGTTGCGGCAACCCCAAGGTATGGATCAAGGTCCCGAGATCGGCGGGCTCCAGGGTTCGAGGTTACGGCACCGCCAGACCGCCGAGCACATCGCGCCCCCGCCCCCGAACACACGTCGGCGGCCGGGCGTGCATGCCACCCGGCCGCCGTATGTCCTTCCGGTGAAGGGCGTGTGCGTCAGCTGATCCGTACCGGATTCACCACATCCGCTATCAGCACCAGGAGGGTGAAGCAGATGAAGATCCCGGCGACGACATAGGCGACCGGCATGAGCTTGGCCACGTCGAAGGGTCCGGGGTCGGGCCGCCGCACCAGCCGTGCCACATGCCGGCGGATCGACTCCCACACCGCGCCCGCGATGTGCCCGCCGTCCAGCGGCAGCAGCGGCAGCATGTTGAACAGGAAGAGGGAGAGGTTGAAGCCCGCCAGCAGGAAGAGCATCATCGCGACCTGCTGGGAGGCCGGGATGTCCAGCTGCGGGATCTCGCCGCCGACCCGTGCCGCGCCGACGACGCCCATCGGGGAGTCCGCCTTGCGCTCCCCGCCGCCGAAGGCCGCGTCCCACAGGTCGGGGACCTTGGAGGGGAGAGAGATCAGCGAGTCGACGCCGTCCTCGACCATGGTGCCCATGCGGTCGACGGACTCGCCGAAGGACTGCTTGACGACGCCGTTGGCCGGGGCGAAGCCGAGGAAGCCCGCCTTGATGTAGCTGCCCTCGACGTAGCCGCCCCTGCCGTCGGTCTTGGCCACCTCGTTCTGGATGAGGTTGGCGTGCAGCTCCTTGCGCTCGCCGTCGCGCTCGACGGTGATCGTGGCCGGGCCGATGGTCTTGCGGATGTTCTGCTGGAGGGTGGACCAGTCGGGGGTCGGGTGCCCGTTGAAGGCGACGATCTTGTCGCCGGCGCGCAGCCCGGCTGCCTTGGCCGGGGAGTCCTTGGCACCCGCGGGGCACTTGTCGGTGTCCTTGGCGGAGGCCGCGACCACGCACTTGTTGACCGAGCCGACCGTTGTCGTCTGCGTGTTGATCCCGAAGGTCGTCATCACGCCGAGGAAGATCACGACGGCCAGCACCAGGTTCATGAACGGGCCGGCGAACATCACGATGACGCGCTTCCACGGCTTGCGCGTGTAGAACAGCCGGGTCTCGTCGCCGGGCTTGAGCTCTTCGTAGGCGGCTGACCTGGCGTCCTCGATCATGCCGCGCCACGGCGAGGTGGAGCGCGCGACGATCTTGCCGTCGTCGCCGGGCGGGAACATCCCGATCATCCGGATGTAGCCGCCGAGCGGGATGGCCTTGATCCCGTACTCCGTCTCGCCCTTCCGCCGGGAGAAGATCGTCGGCCCGAAGCCGACCATGTACTGCGGCACCCGGATGCCGAAGAGCTTGGCCGTGGAGAGGTGGCCGAGCTCGTGCCAGGCGATGGAGAACAGAAGTCCGAGGACGAATACGACTATGCCGAGGACGGTCATCAGTGCCGTCATACGCGAGCCTCCGGGGTCGACGTGGCCTTCGCCGCACGAGCGGCCAGTTCACGGGCGCGGGCGCGGGCCCACGTCTCCGCTTCCAGGACGTCCGCGACGGTCAGCCGGGTTCCCGTGGCGGGTGTCCCGCTCTGCTGCGCTCCGCCTTGGCTCATGTTCACGACTCCGGATGCCAGACCCTCGGCCACCACTTCCGCGACCGTATCGACAATGCCATTGAAGGGCAGCTTGCGCGCCAGGAACGCGTCGACACACTCCTCGTTCGCGGCGTTGAAGACGGCAGGCGCGGTCCCGCCCAGGGTCCCCACGTGCCGGGCCAGGCCGACCGAGGGGAACGCCTCGTCGTCGAGCGGGAAGAACTCCCAGCTCGCGGCCTTGGTCCAGTCGCAGCCGGGGGCCGCGTCCGCGACCCGCTCCGGCCAGCCGAGACCCAGGGCGATCGGCATCCGCATGTCGGGCGGGCTCACCTGGGCGAGCGTGGAGCCGTCGGTGAACTCGACCATCGAGTGGATGTAGGACTGCGGGTGGACGACGACCTCGATGCGGTCGAAGGGGATGTCGAAGAGCAGGTGCGCCTCGATCACCTCCAGGCCCTTGTTGACCAGCGTCGCGGAGTTGATCGTGACGACCGGGCCCATGGCCCAGGTGGGGTGCGCCAGCGCCTGCTCGGGGGTGACCTGGGTCAGCTCGTGCTTCGACCGGCCTCTGAACGGGCCGCCGGAGGCGGTGACCACCAGCTTGCGGACCTCCCGGCGGGTGCCGCCCAGCAGCGCCTGGAAGAGCGCGGAGTGCTCGGAGTCGACCGGCACGATCTGGCCGGGCTTGGCGACCGCCTTGACCAGCGGCCCACCGACGATCAGCGACTCCTTGTTGGCCAGCACCAACACCCGGCCCGCCTCCAGGGCGGCCAGAGTGGGGGCGAGGCCGATGGAGCCGGTGATGCCGTTGAGCACGGAGTGGCACGGGGAGGCGGCCAGCTCGGTGGCGGCGTCGGGCCCGGCCAGGATCTCGGGCAGCGGCTCGCCGGTCCCGTACGCGGCGGCCAGTGCCTCCCGCAGTGCGGGCACCTTGTCCGCCTGGGAGACCGCGACGGTGCCCACCCGAAGCTTGCGGGCCTGCTCCGCGAGCAGCTCGACCCGGCCGCCGGCGGCGGAGAGTGCGGTCACGCGGAAGCGGTCGGGGTTGCGCAGCACCACGTCGATGGCCTGGGTGCCGATCGATCCGGTGGAGCCCAGGATCACGATGTCGCGGGGGGCTCCGTCGGCGGCGGTGGCCGCCGGGAAGCGGAGGTGCGGGTCAGCCAGGGAGTCCGTCATCCCCCCATTGTGTCCGGTCGCGCTGGTGGCTCGAGCAAGGGCACCCCCGGGGTCCGCGTTGTCGGGCCGGCCGCCGGGAGTCCGGCGACCGGCCCCACACACCGACGAGTGAGCCGAGACCCTGAGACCACGTACGCGATCCGCCCCCGCGCGGCCCGCCTCACGAGCACCGCCACCTCACGGCTGCGAACGCACTCCCACCCCGCACGCACCGGCGAGTGAGCCGAAGGGCGCGCGACCGCCGAAACGGAGAGCCCCGCCACCTCACGGCCCCGCGC
Coding sequences:
- the ispG gene encoding flavodoxin-dependent (E)-4-hydroxy-3-methylbut-2-enyl-diphosphate synthase, with the translated sequence MTAISLGMPSVPTKLADRRVSRKIQVGSVAVGGDAPVSVQSMTTTVTADIGATLQQIAELTASGCQIVRVACPSQDDAEALSVIARKSQIPVIADIHFQPKYVFAAIDAGCAAVRVNPGNIRQFDDKVKEIAKAASDAGVPIRIGVNAGSLDKRLLAKYGKATPEALVESALWECSLFEEHGFRDIKISVKHNDPVVMVNAYRQLAAQCDYPLHLGVTEAGPAFQGTIKSAVAFGALLSEGIGDTIRVSLSAPPAEEVKVGIQILESLNLRQRRLEIVSCPSCGRAQVDVYKLADQVTAGLEGMEVPLRVAVMGCVVNGPGEAREADLGVASGNGKGQIFVKGEVIKTVPESKIVETLIEEAMKLAEQMEQDGIPSGEPQVSVAG
- a CDS encoding site-2 protease family protein, with translation MTALMTVLGIVVFVLGLLFSIAWHELGHLSTAKLFGIRVPQYMVGFGPTIFSRRKGETEYGIKAIPLGGYIRMIGMFPPGDDGKIVARSTSPWRGMIEDARSAAYEELKPGDETRLFYTRKPWKRVIVMFAGPFMNLVLAVVIFLGVMTTFGINTQTTTVGSVNKCVVAASAKDTDKCPAGAKDSPAKAAGLRAGDKIVAFNGHPTPDWSTLQQNIRKTIGPATITVERDGERKELHANLIQNEVAKTDGRGGYVEGSYIKAGFLGFAPANGVVKQSFGESVDRMGTMVEDGVDSLISLPSKVPDLWDAAFGGGERKADSPMGVVGAARVGGEIPQLDIPASQQVAMMLFLLAGFNLSLFLFNMLPLLPLDGGHIAGAVWESIRRHVARLVRRPDPGPFDVAKLMPVAYVVAGIFICFTLLVLIADVVNPVRIS
- the dxr gene encoding 1-deoxy-D-xylulose-5-phosphate reductoisomerase, which translates into the protein MTDSLADPHLRFPAATAADGAPRDIVILGSTGSIGTQAIDVVLRNPDRFRVTALSAAGGRVELLAEQARKLRVGTVAVSQADKVPALREALAAAYGTGEPLPEILAGPDAATELAASPCHSVLNGITGSIGLAPTLAALEAGRVLVLANKESLIVGGPLVKAVAKPGQIVPVDSEHSALFQALLGGTRREVRKLVVTASGGPFRGRSKHELTQVTPEQALAHPTWAMGPVVTINSATLVNKGLEVIEAHLLFDIPFDRIEVVVHPQSYIHSMVEFTDGSTLAQVSPPDMRMPIALGLGWPERVADAAPGCDWTKAASWEFFPLDDEAFPSVGLARHVGTLGGTAPAVFNAANEECVDAFLARKLPFNGIVDTVAEVVAEGLASGVVNMSQGGAQQSGTPATGTRLTVADVLEAETWARARARELAARAAKATSTPEARV